The genomic region CATTAGTCGCGGCAAAATTTAAGGCGCGATCGCGGGCAATTTGTCCGACATTTCGTAAGTCGTAATAGACTCGATTGAGGAAACTCGCCAAACAACGACGCACGATCGCCTCGTCCGTGGTTTCTCTTTCCCCAGCGACCACCTGCAGGGCAGATTCCACCAGGGTATTCACTTTCCAACCGTACATCCCTCTCGGGCTGTTAATTTTGAGAACGGGCACCACCTGACCGGAAAACAGGCGCACGGTTTCATCGGTCATCAAACCGGGAAGACTAATCCGTTCGATATAATCTTCGTTATCTTCGGGTAAGAGTTGACCCGCCAGCATATATTGTATAACTTCGTGAATCTCAGCCCCAAACGCGCCCACGGGTTCGATCGCATAGATCGGAGTCATTTCTATATTTAAGGTCCAAATGAGGGATTTGGCTTCCGATAGATTATTTTCTAGATAATCCACCATCTGGCGGGCATCGTAGGGATTGGCGGGAACTTCCGTCTCGCCAACCGTGACGGGAGGCATCAATTGTTTGAAGCTATCGCGGCGCGCTTCGGTTCCGAAATCGTACCCTAACGTTCCCAGGGCGTAGACCAGGGGCGATCGCTGGCTGGGAGTGACGTTACTGGGAACAATATTATTGTGAATCGTTGCAGGAGTCTCGACAGCTTTGGAAGCGGCGATCGCGGCTGAACTCACTTTTCCTCGTTCCCGTTTCTCACTCGCTACCACCTTGCTGGAAATAACGGGTTCTGCAATCTCCGAGGAGCTGACCGTTGTCACCCCTTCCCCAGCTTCCGTCCCGGTTTCCGGCGACGCCATTGCCGGATCGGCTTCCATGGGTGTCGTGGCGGAATCGGTCACCGTCTTCTCAGCAATATTGTCCGATTCCACAAGCTGGAGTGCTTCCCCCATCAGCAATTGGTAAGCCCCCGGAATGTTTATTTTTCCCAATAAACAGCGTTCCGCTTCTTCGACCTCACTCGGATCGCAAGCAATAGCACTATTGGTTAACGCAGCTCGCACCGCTTCCGCATCGGGGGCCGCACCCCGTTGCAGTTGCAAACTCATCAACAATGCTGCCGTTCCCGTGACGACGGGGGCCGCGCAACTCGTCCCTTTTTTGCGAATCGCTTCGTTAGTTCCCGGTTGCGCGCCTAAAATATTCTCTCCCGGTGCGAGAATCCCTTGGCTGGCATATTTGCCGCCGAAATTACTAAATTTAAAGGGTTCCCCATTATCTTTCATCGCCCCGACGGTGAGGACGTTTTCCAACACTGCCGGAATG from Oxynema aestuarii AP17 harbors:
- a CDS encoding S8 family peptidase, which gives rise to MPDLNDILGLAALRSHTKGDPRIKIAVLDGPVDLERACFQGANLTRFEPYWAEKVEIDPQHLQAFLDIESSGKSDEEKAKLMQEAIADESILTALHFHFHANHIISTICGQPNSPVEGIAPSATVINIPIAYSNEEFINPLNLSRAISTAIEQGANIIHCAACHPTQTGLAHEFIDKAIRQAQDNNILVIAPGGNDKGECWCIPAVLENVLTVGAMKDNGEPFKFSNFGGKYASQGILAPGENILGAQPGTNEAIRKKGTSCAAPVVTGTAALLMSLQLQRGAAPDAEAVRAALTNSAIACDPSEVEEAERCLLGKINIPGAYQLLMGEALQLVESDNIAEKTVTDSATTPMEADPAMASPETGTEAGEGVTTVSSSEIAEPVISSKVVASEKRERGKVSSAAIAASKAVETPATIHNNIVPSNVTPSQRSPLVYALGTLGYDFGTEARRDSFKQLMPPVTVGETEVPANPYDARQMVDYLENNLSEAKSLIWTLNIEMTPIYAIEPVGAFGAEIHEVIQYMLAGQLLPEDNEDYIERISLPGLMTDETVRLFSGQVVPVLKINSPRGMYGWKVNTLVESALQVVAGERETTDEAIVRRCLASFLNRVYYDLRNVGQIARDRALNFAATNAFQAVQTFSEAVAIGMELHSIDVEKSPFCRYGSECWDVKLKFFDPDNSLRAKRVFRFTIDVSDRTPVTLGEVRSWAVSE